One Ammospiza caudacuta isolate bAmmCau1 chromosome 11, bAmmCau1.pri, whole genome shotgun sequence genomic window carries:
- the A4GNT gene encoding alpha-1,4-N-acetylglucosaminyltransferase yields MLQKVWVSSPGSWALQESNSHRQGKKRCWKCRFVRTIIQHPCRRHAPKRSRKERMLRKIQICLCFCFVSGILYEISLLSSCVSSYLPMAQQYLTPEQVLNLGKSIIFLETTERLEPPPLVSCSVESAARIYQDRPIILFMRGLTNETALDMNTSYAAFSLLSSMKNVFLFPLQMETVFQETPLLQWYNQVVPEQEKNWVHVSSDASRLALIWKYGGIYMDTDVISIRPIPQQSFLAAQKSRFSSNGIFGFPARHKFIWDCMENFVLKYNSNIWGNQGPFLMTRMLKTLCNLTDFQGTEDHSCQNISFLNPQRFYPIPYPAWSRYYQVWDKSPNFTHSYALHLWNFMNRNRKVVVAGSNTLAENLYKTYCPSTYEDLIQNAKHRDLPEPEEVE; encoded by the exons ATGCTCCAGAAGGTTTGGGTGTCCTcaccagggagctgggctttgcAGGAGTCCAACAGTCACCGCCAGGGCAAGAAAAGGTGCTGGAAATGTAGATTTGTCAGGACTATAATCCAG CACCCATGTCGGAGGCACGCCCCCAAACGCTCCAGGAAAGAAAGAATGTTGAGGAAAATCCAGATATGCCTCTGTTTCTGCTTTGTCTCGGGTATTTTGTACGAGATCTCCCTCTTGtccagctgtgtctcctcctaCTTGCCCATGGCCCAGCAGTACCTGACGCCTGAGCAGGTGCTGAACCTTGGCAAAAGCATAATTTTCCTGGAGACCACAGAGCGCCTGGAGCCGCCGCCGCTGGTGTCATGCTCCGTGGAATCCGCCGCCCGCATCTACCAGGACAGGCCCATCATCCTCTTCATGAGGGGGCTCACCAACGAGACAGCCCTGGACATGAACACCAGCTACGCAGCCTTCTCCCTCTTGTCTTCCATGAAGAAtgtcttccttttccctctccagaTGGAAACTGTCTTCCAGGAGACGCCCCTGCTCCAGTGGTACAACCAG GTGGTCCCGGAGCAGGAGAAGAACTGGGTGCACGTCAGCTCTGACGCCAGCAGACTGGCTCTCATCTGGAAGTACGGGGGCATCTACATGGACACGGATGTGATCTCCATCCGGCCCATTCCCCAGCAGAGCTTCCTGGCCGCGCAGAAGTCGCGCTTCTCCAGCAATGGCATCTTCGGCTTCCCCGCCCGCCACAAGTTCATCTGGGACTGCATGGAGAACTTCGTCCTCAAGTACAACAGCAACATTTGGGGCAACCAGGGCCCCTTCCTGATGACCAGGATGCTCAAAACACTCTGCAACCTGACGGATTTCCAAGGCACTGAGGACCACAGCTGCCAGAACATCTCCTTCCTCAACCCGCAGCGTTTCTACCCCATCCCGTACCCAGCCTGGAGCCGGTACTACCAGGTGTGGGATAAAAGCCCAAATTTCACCCACTCCTACGCGCTGCACCTGTGGAACTTCATGAACCGCAACCGCAAGGTCGTGGTGGCCGGCAGCAACACCCTGGCTGAGAACCTCTACAAAACCTACTGCCCCAGCACCTATGAGGACCTGATCCAGAATGCCAAGCACAGGGATCTCCCAGAGCCTGAGGAGGTGGAGTGA